In Paenibacillus sonchi, a single genomic region encodes these proteins:
- a CDS encoding LacI family DNA-binding transcriptional regulator, producing MARDRVTIQDIADALGISRNTASKALNGTKGIPEETRNKVIKKAREMRYKQFSFMEDESKLSKSSRNIALLTENLPNTSHFGSTLISGLEKRISAEGYNLSIHIIRDIEQQSLALPNNFDISNVDGIICIELFNLEYSNLITSLGIPTIFIDCSAHVCYPEFQADVLLMENEHSTYLVTKKLIDGGYTTLGFIGDYNHCRSFNERWVGFNRALTESGIQLNLSQCVLDEDQNFFSSPSWADEKLKDMPELPSALVCANDYIAVNFMKALKSQNYTIPGDIVVSGFDNGPESKIIEPHLTTVHIYSNEMGVTAAEMLLSRVSHPGQPYQVSHIYTKPIFRDSTSLE from the coding sequence ATGGCTAGAGATAGAGTAACCATACAGGACATCGCGGATGCTTTGGGAATCTCCAGAAATACGGCCTCCAAAGCTTTGAACGGGACGAAGGGCATTCCCGAGGAAACCCGGAATAAAGTCATTAAAAAAGCCAGAGAAATGAGATACAAGCAGTTTTCCTTTATGGAGGACGAAAGCAAGTTGTCCAAGAGCTCCAGAAACATCGCTTTATTGACAGAGAACTTGCCCAACACCTCCCATTTCGGCTCGACCCTGATCAGCGGCTTGGAGAAACGCATCAGCGCCGAGGGCTATAATCTATCCATTCACATCATCCGGGACATCGAGCAGCAATCTCTGGCCCTTCCCAACAACTTCGATATCTCCAATGTGGACGGGATTATCTGTATTGAGCTTTTCAATCTCGAATACAGCAATCTGATTACAAGCCTTGGTATTCCAACTATTTTCATCGATTGTTCTGCACATGTCTGCTACCCTGAATTTCAAGCGGATGTGCTGTTGATGGAGAACGAACACAGTACTTATCTGGTTACCAAGAAGTTAATTGATGGCGGTTACACAACACTCGGGTTTATCGGGGACTATAATCACTGCCGGAGCTTTAACGAAAGATGGGTGGGGTTCAACCGTGCTTTAACGGAGTCCGGCATCCAGCTGAATCTCTCACAGTGTGTTCTGGATGAGGATCAGAACTTTTTCTCCAGCCCTAGCTGGGCGGATGAAAAGCTTAAGGATATGCCTGAGCTTCCTTCGGCTTTGGTCTGTGCCAACGACTATATTGCCGTCAACTTCATGAAAGCATTGAAGAGTCAAAACTATACCATTCCCGGGGATATTGTGGTCAGCGGTTTTGACAACGGTCCGGAATCAAAGATCATCGAACCTCATCTGACCACCGTTCACATCTACAGCAACGAAATGGGTGTTACCGCCGCTGAAATGCTGCTGTCACGGGTCAGCCATCCCGGACAGCCTTACCAGGTTTCTCATATCTACACCAAACCCATATTCAGGGACTCTACCTCCTTGGAATAA
- a CDS encoding carbohydrate ABC transporter permease: MFIKHSRLDRFILALNATFLTLAVLVVVLPLVYVVIASFMDPSVLLSQGLSFKISDWSLDGYEMILTNPAMIRGFGNAVFYSVAFAILTVLVSICAGYALSDDRLKGRGFFMTLFIITMFFGGGLVPTYLLVKNLGLLDTVWAVIIPGAVNVWNIILSRTFFKGVPNELREAANVDGASEWRIFIGIVLPLSKPIIFVLALYAFVGQWNSYFDAMIYLDNPNLHPLQLVLRSILIQNQVDPGMISDQLAMAEMKRLSEIIKYAAIVVSSLPLIIMYPFFQKYFEKGVMLGSLK, encoded by the coding sequence ATGTTCATCAAACATTCCCGGCTGGACCGCTTTATTCTCGCGCTGAATGCCACGTTTTTGACGCTCGCTGTATTGGTGGTGGTGCTTCCGCTCGTTTATGTGGTGATTGCTTCCTTCATGGACCCGTCGGTACTGCTCAGCCAAGGATTATCCTTCAAAATCTCGGACTGGTCCTTAGACGGCTACGAAATGATCCTGACCAATCCGGCGATGATCCGCGGTTTTGGAAACGCTGTTTTCTACTCTGTGGCATTTGCCATACTTACTGTTCTGGTCTCTATCTGCGCAGGCTATGCCCTGTCGGATGACAGGCTGAAGGGCAGAGGTTTTTTTATGACGCTGTTCATTATCACGATGTTTTTTGGAGGGGGACTTGTTCCGACTTACCTGCTGGTCAAAAATCTGGGCCTGCTCGACACCGTCTGGGCCGTTATCATTCCCGGTGCAGTCAACGTATGGAACATTATCCTGTCCCGTACCTTTTTCAAGGGTGTGCCCAATGAATTGAGGGAGGCAGCCAATGTGGATGGGGCATCCGAGTGGCGGATTTTCATCGGCATTGTATTGCCGCTCTCCAAACCCATTATCTTCGTGCTTGCCCTGTACGCCTTTGTTGGCCAGTGGAATTCCTATTTTGATGCCATGATTTATCTGGATAATCCGAACCTTCATCCGCTGCAGCTTGTACTGCGTTCCATCCTGATTCAGAACCAGGTCGATCCGGGCATGATCAGTGACCAGCTCGCCATGGCGGAAATGAAACGGTTGTCCGAGATCATCAAATATGCTGCCATTGTGGTGTCGAGTCTGCCGCTGATTATTATGTATCCTTTCTTCCAGAAGTATTTTGAAAAAGGTGTCATGCTCGGTTCCCTGAAATAG
- a CDS encoding serine hydrolase domain-containing protein, which translates to MMNFEPVSSFIDRITSWRIPWAEVLVMHRNEPVFRYRNGYASLEEKTPIDDGRIINLYSLTKIMTCTAALQLLEKGAFLLNDRLSDYLPEYTEMNVKKRLPGGELALERAVHPITVRDLFTMSAGFSYDLGLPSIKEAVSRTGGKMPTRAIAEALAKEPLQFEPGTRWNYSLCHDVLAALVEAVDGRRFGTYIREEITGPLGMADTGFDLPDEKRSRLAPQYEYSDELGKPVRKDGNGFRLGSEYESGGAGLLSTVTDYAQFLNALTNQGTSPDGVRILSPASVELMRTEQLTESMRGDFSWEQLKGYSYGLGVRTHISQARSGSLSPLGEFGWSGAAGCLAVIDPASQLTVMYAQHMLNNQEPFVHPRLRNIVYACL; encoded by the coding sequence ATGATGAACTTTGAACCTGTATCTTCATTTATCGACCGCATCACCTCCTGGCGTATCCCGTGGGCGGAGGTGCTTGTTATGCACCGCAACGAACCGGTTTTCCGTTACCGTAACGGCTATGCCAGCCTGGAAGAGAAGACGCCAATCGACGATGGACGGATTATTAATCTCTACTCGCTGACCAAGATCATGACCTGCACGGCAGCTCTCCAACTCTTGGAGAAGGGTGCCTTCCTGCTGAATGACCGGCTGTCAGACTATCTGCCGGAATACACTGAAATGAATGTAAAGAAAAGATTGCCGGGAGGCGAACTCGCACTTGAGCGGGCGGTGCATCCGATTACGGTGCGTGATCTGTTCACCATGTCGGCGGGGTTCTCCTATGATCTGGGGCTGCCTTCCATTAAGGAAGCAGTAAGCCGCACAGGCGGCAAAATGCCGACACGTGCCATTGCAGAGGCCCTTGCCAAGGAGCCGCTTCAATTCGAGCCGGGTACCCGGTGGAATTACAGCTTATGCCATGATGTCCTTGCAGCTCTCGTGGAGGCTGTGGATGGCCGGCGGTTTGGCACGTATATCCGGGAGGAAATTACCGGGCCGCTGGGCATGGCCGATACAGGCTTCGATCTCCCGGACGAGAAGCGGAGCCGTCTGGCACCGCAGTACGAATATAGCGATGAGCTCGGCAAGCCCGTGCGGAAGGACGGGAACGGGTTCCGGCTAGGAAGCGAGTACGAGAGCGGAGGGGCGGGATTGCTGTCTACCGTGACCGACTACGCGCAATTCTTGAATGCGCTGACGAATCAGGGAACAAGCCCGGACGGTGTGCGTATTCTGTCACCGGCATCGGTGGAGCTGATGCGGACCGAGCAGCTGACCGAAAGCATGCGCGGCGATTTCTCCTGGGAACAGCTGAAAGGCTACAGCTATGGGCTGGGCGTCAGAACCCATATCTCCCAGGCCCGCAGCGGCTCGCTGAGCCCGCTCGGCGAATTTGGCTGGAGCGGCGCCGCCGGCTGCCTGGCCGTCATCGATCCGGCTTCGCAGCTGACCGTTATGTATGCGCAGCATATGCTGAACAATCAGGAGCCTTTTGTGCATCCGCGATTGAGAAATATCGTGTACGCCTGTTTGTAA
- a CDS encoding ABC transporter permease, translating into MQNTIKANAGSTVPRSSGSLLNFVKKHYFLYLMLAPALILTLIFKYGPMYGAIIAFKDFSPIKGILGSEWVGFYNFNKFLSSPNFEVIFMNTLKLSFFGLILSFPVPILLALMLNQVRKSAIKKNIQLFLYAPNFISVVVVVGMLFIFLSPTGPINQLLTWATGEPVMFMSRPEYFRWIYILSDIWTSAGWASIIYVAALANVDPELHNAANLDGANLLQRIRHIDLPTIRPIMAIVFILAAGGIMSIGFEKAYLMQTATNLPTSEIIPTYVYKIGLQSGDYAYSAAVGLFNSLINVVLLITVNFIVKKLNEGDGLY; encoded by the coding sequence TTGCAAAACACAATAAAAGCGAATGCCGGAAGTACGGTACCCAGATCTTCGGGCTCCTTGCTGAATTTTGTAAAGAAGCATTACTTTCTTTATTTAATGCTCGCTCCGGCGTTGATCCTAACCCTTATTTTCAAATACGGCCCTATGTATGGCGCGATCATCGCCTTTAAAGATTTCAGTCCCATCAAAGGAATCCTGGGCAGTGAGTGGGTAGGTTTTTACAACTTCAACAAGTTTCTTTCTTCCCCCAATTTTGAAGTCATTTTTATGAATACGCTTAAATTAAGCTTTTTCGGTCTGATATTGAGCTTTCCCGTTCCCATCCTGCTGGCCTTGATGCTGAATCAGGTACGCAAGTCTGCAATCAAAAAGAACATACAGTTGTTTCTGTATGCGCCTAACTTTATTTCCGTAGTGGTTGTGGTGGGGATGCTGTTTATCTTCCTGTCCCCGACAGGGCCGATCAACCAGCTCCTTACCTGGGCTACAGGTGAACCTGTGATGTTCATGTCCCGTCCCGAGTATTTCCGCTGGATCTACATTTTGTCGGATATCTGGACGAGTGCAGGCTGGGCCTCGATTATTTATGTGGCGGCACTGGCCAACGTTGATCCCGAGCTACATAATGCAGCAAATCTGGACGGCGCCAATCTTTTGCAGAGAATACGCCATATTGATCTTCCGACCATTCGCCCGATTATGGCCATTGTGTTTATTCTCGCTGCGGGCGGCATCATGTCGATTGGATTTGAAAAGGCTTATCTCATGCAGACGGCGACCAACCTGCCGACTTCCGAGATCATTCCGACTTATGTGTACAAAATTGGCTTGCAGTCGGGCGACTACGCCTACTCAGCCGCAGTAGGGTTGTTCAACTCGCTTATCAACGTTGTTTTGCTCATTACAGTGAACTTCATTGTGAAGAAGCTGAATGAGGGCGACGGCCTTTACTAA